A region from the Bacillus sp. BGMRC 2118 genome encodes:
- a CDS encoding helix-turn-helix domain-containing protein, with product MTEVGQRLKEARTEKNLSLEELQNITKIQKRYLQNVEDGNFDALPGVFYARAFVKQYAEAVGLDPEIIFDEYKHEIPTTQKEAIPEQLSRVKRARNEVNTSSSKVFQIFPKVLVAVVIIGIAVTVWTLLQKSQENQVQEPPKTETQSSEIEKNNNDPLKTAVKEEKEEKQKEEDTEKVASTEEETDEEEVAAEDEGQSTQQIQLVQSTGKNSTYTLSNTDKFVVEVSTTTATWLDLKNGKNKKFYSALLNNEETDEIPNTTSYDFTNEEVAVIRLGFAETATIKLNGQVLEIPKEPKDVQNITINFQKGMAQ from the coding sequence TTGACTGAAGTAGGACAACGCCTTAAAGAGGCTCGAACAGAGAAGAACCTTTCGTTAGAGGAGCTTCAAAATATCACAAAAATTCAAAAAAGATACTTACAGAATGTTGAGGATGGAAACTTTGATGCCTTACCTGGTGTATTTTATGCTCGTGCTTTTGTGAAACAATATGCAGAAGCTGTCGGACTAGATCCTGAGATTATTTTTGACGAATACAAGCATGAAATACCTACAACTCAAAAGGAAGCAATTCCTGAACAACTTTCGAGAGTAAAGCGGGCAAGAAATGAAGTGAATACCTCATCATCAAAAGTATTTCAAATTTTCCCGAAGGTACTAGTAGCTGTTGTTATTATCGGAATTGCAGTTACCGTTTGGACATTATTACAAAAATCTCAAGAAAATCAAGTACAAGAACCTCCTAAAACGGAGACACAGTCTTCAGAGATTGAAAAGAATAATAATGATCCGTTAAAGACAGCAGTTAAGGAAGAAAAGGAAGAGAAGCAAAAAGAAGAAGACACTGAAAAGGTAGCTTCGACTGAAGAAGAAACAGATGAAGAAGAGGTTGCGGCTGAGGATGAAGGTCAATCCACACAACAAATTCAGTTGGTTCAATCAACAGGAAAAAATTCAACATATACCCTATCTAATACAGATAAGTTTGTTGTTGAAGTATCTACAACAACTGCAACTTGGCTTGATTTAAAGAATGGTAAAAATAAAAAGTTTTACAGTGCGTTGTTAAATAACGAGGAAACAGATGAAATTCCGAATACAACTTCTTATGATTTTACAAATGAGGAAGTTGCAGTGATCAGACTTGGATTTGCAGAAACTGCAACAATCAAATTGAATGGCCAAGTACTTGAAATCCCTAAAGAACCAAAAGATGTACAAAATATTACGATAAATTTCCAAAAGGGAATGGCCCAATAA
- a CDS encoding competence/damage-inducible protein A has protein sequence MNAEIIAVGSELLLGQIANTNAQFLSRQLAEIGVNVYYHTVVGDNPNRLKAAINTAQSRADLLLFTGGLGPTKDDLTKETISSVLQKELQMDQKAMESIEDYYRRVNRPMSDNNRKQALVLEDSIVLPNKNGMAPGMFLSIRGKNYMLLPGPPKEMQPMYLEFGRQAILQQMKVHEVIESRVLRFFGIGESQLETDITDLIDSQTNPTIAPLAGENEVTLRLTAKHVTIEGATALLDVVERQILDRVGQFFFGYNDTTLPNEAMKVLQGKKLTISSAESLTGGLFSQYLTSFPGASSIIQGGVVCYSNEIKQSILQVSETTLKTVGAISEQCARQLAVNVKRLMNSDIGISFTGVAGPEPSEGKPVGTVYIGIALPNDEVKVYPLKLAGSRLSIRERSIKYGFQYLIKEILNS, from the coding sequence ATGAATGCAGAGATTATTGCAGTGGGTTCCGAATTGCTACTTGGACAGATTGCGAATACAAATGCACAATTCCTATCCAGGCAGTTAGCTGAAATCGGAGTGAATGTGTATTATCATACTGTAGTTGGAGATAATCCAAATCGTCTAAAGGCAGCCATTAACACTGCTCAATCTCGAGCAGATTTGTTACTATTTACAGGTGGTCTTGGACCTACGAAGGATGACTTAACGAAGGAAACGATCTCTTCAGTACTTCAAAAAGAATTACAAATGGACCAAAAAGCAATGGAGTCCATTGAGGATTACTATCGTAGGGTAAACAGGCCAATGTCTGACAATAATCGGAAACAAGCACTTGTATTAGAAGATTCGATTGTCTTGCCTAATAAAAATGGTATGGCACCTGGTATGTTCCTTTCTATTCGTGGGAAGAATTATATGTTGTTGCCTGGACCTCCAAAGGAAATGCAGCCAATGTACCTCGAATTCGGGAGACAGGCTATATTACAGCAGATGAAAGTTCATGAAGTAATTGAATCTCGTGTCCTGCGTTTCTTTGGGATAGGAGAATCACAATTAGAGACCGACATCACTGATTTAATAGATTCACAGACAAATCCAACTATTGCACCATTAGCAGGAGAAAATGAAGTAACGCTTCGCTTAACTGCAAAACATGTTACGATAGAAGGAGCAACAGCTTTACTGGATGTTGTTGAAAGACAAATACTAGATCGTGTTGGTCAGTTCTTCTTTGGGTATAACGATACGACTTTACCGAATGAAGCAATGAAAGTCCTACAGGGAAAGAAGCTAACCATTTCTAGTGCAGAGAGTTTAACTGGCGGTTTGTTTTCGCAGTATTTAACTTCATTTCCTGGTGCTTCAAGTATTATCCAAGGTGGAGTAGTGTGCTATTCAAATGAAATAAAACAATCAATTTTGCAAGTTTCTGAAACTACCCTTAAAACCGTTGGGGCAATCAGTGAGCAATGTGCCCGGCAGCTTGCTGTAAACGTGAAAAGGCTAATGAATAGTGACATTGGTATTAGTTTTACTGGAGTCGCGGGACCAGAACCATCGGAAGGAAAACCGGTAGGAACTGTTTATATTGGAATTGCTTTGCCAAATGATGAGGTGAAAGTATATCCATTAAAGTTAGCAGGTAGTCGATTGAGTATAAGAGAGAGATCCATTAAATATGGATTTCAGTATTTAATAAAAGAAATTTTAAATTCCTAA
- a CDS encoding TIGR00282 family metallophosphoesterase — MRILFIGDVVSSPGREMVQQYLPQLKAKYRPTISIINGENAAGGKGITGKIYRQFLEWGASAVTLGNHSWHNKEVFEFIDEAKYLVRPANFPEGNPGVGIVYLNVNGTEVAVINLQGRTFLPAIDCPFRKADELVEQARKRTPFIFVDFHAEATSEKQAMGWYLNGRVSAVVGTHTHVQTADERILSKGTAYVTDVGMTGPYDGILGVEKEAVLKKFLTELPVRFEVVKEGRNQLNGVIIDLDPKTGLSKSISRVLINDDHPFFS; from the coding sequence ATGAGAATATTATTCATAGGAGACGTAGTGAGTTCACCAGGAAGAGAGATGGTGCAGCAATATCTCCCACAATTAAAAGCAAAATATAGACCTACTATCTCCATCATTAATGGCGAAAATGCAGCGGGTGGTAAAGGGATAACAGGGAAAATTTATCGTCAATTTTTAGAATGGGGTGCCTCAGCTGTTACGTTGGGAAACCATTCTTGGCATAATAAAGAAGTGTTTGAGTTTATTGATGAAGCCAAATACTTAGTCAGACCTGCAAATTTTCCAGAGGGCAATCCTGGTGTTGGAATCGTTTATTTAAATGTAAATGGAACGGAAGTTGCGGTTATTAACTTACAAGGCAGAACGTTTTTACCAGCAATTGATTGTCCATTTCGAAAAGCAGATGAATTAGTAGAACAGGCTAGAAAACGTACACCTTTTATATTTGTTGATTTCCATGCAGAGGCAACGAGTGAGAAACAAGCGATGGGATGGTATCTAAATGGTCGTGTTTCAGCCGTCGTTGGTACGCATACACATGTGCAGACAGCGGATGAACGGATTTTATCTAAAGGAACTGCTTATGTAACAGATGTTGGGATGACTGGTCCTTATGATGGAATTTTAGGTGTTGAAAAAGAAGCGGTATTAAAAAAGTTTTTAACAGAGTTACCTGTTCGCTTTGAAGTGGTAAAGGAAGGAAGAAATCAGCTTAACGGTGTAATTATTGATTTAGACCCTAAAACCGGACTTTCTAAATCCATATCTCGTGTGTTAATAAATGATGATCATCCCTTTTTCTCTTAG
- the recA gene encoding recombinase RecA — translation MNNRQAALEMALKQIEKQFGKGSIMKLGEQTDRRISTIPSGSLALDVALGVGGYPRGRIIETYGPESSGKTTVALHAIAEVQQKGGQAAFIDAEHALDPVYAQKLGVNIDELLLSQPDTGEQALEIAEALVRSGAVDILVIDSVAALVPKAEIEGEMGDSHVGLQARLMSQALRKLSGAINKSNTIAIFINQIREKVGVMFGNPETTPGGRALKFYSSVRLEVRRAEALKQGNDIVGNKTKIKVVKNKVAPPFRVAEVDIMYGEGISRVGEIVDMASDLDIILKSGAWYSYNEERLGQGRENAKQFLKENAELRLEIQQKIRDHYKLDEVKTVEENKDEEIFDLLDE, via the coding sequence GTGAATAATCGTCAGGCCGCATTAGAAATGGCATTAAAACAAATAGAAAAGCAATTTGGTAAAGGCTCCATTATGAAGCTTGGTGAACAAACAGATCGTAGAATCTCAACTATTCCTAGTGGTTCATTAGCTTTAGATGTTGCATTAGGAGTTGGAGGATATCCAAGAGGCCGTATTATCGAAACTTATGGTCCTGAATCTTCAGGTAAGACGACTGTTGCTCTTCACGCAATCGCAGAAGTTCAGCAAAAAGGCGGACAAGCAGCATTTATCGATGCTGAACATGCACTGGATCCAGTATACGCTCAAAAACTTGGTGTTAACATAGATGAATTATTACTTTCACAACCTGATACTGGAGAACAAGCATTAGAAATCGCTGAAGCTTTAGTTCGAAGTGGTGCCGTTGATATTCTTGTAATTGACTCAGTAGCAGCACTTGTACCTAAGGCTGAGATTGAAGGCGAAATGGGAGATTCACACGTTGGTCTTCAAGCTCGTCTAATGTCACAAGCTTTACGTAAACTATCAGGTGCAATTAACAAATCAAACACAATTGCTATTTTCATCAACCAAATTCGTGAAAAGGTTGGGGTTATGTTTGGAAACCCAGAGACAACTCCTGGTGGTCGTGCGCTTAAGTTCTACTCATCTGTTCGACTAGAAGTTCGTCGTGCCGAAGCATTAAAGCAAGGAAATGACATTGTAGGTAATAAGACGAAAATTAAAGTTGTAAAAAATAAAGTAGCTCCTCCTTTCCGCGTTGCTGAAGTAGATATCATGTATGGAGAAGGAATTTCAAGAGTTGGAGAAATAGTAGATATGGCTTCAGACCTTGATATTATTCTAAAGAGTGGAGCATGGTATTCATATAATGAAGAGCGTCTTGGCCAAGGGCGTGAAAATGCAAAGCAATTCTTAAAAGAAAATGCTGAACTTCGATTAGAAATCCAACAAAAAATTCGTGATCATTACAAACTAGATGAAGTGAAAACAGTTGAAGAAAATAAAGATGAAGAAATATTTGACTTGTTAGACGAATAG
- a CDS encoding 2-oxoacid:acceptor oxidoreductase subunit alpha, translated as MINQLSWKVGGQQGEGIESTGEIFSIALNRLGYYLYGYRHFSSRIKGGHTNNKIRVSTTQVRSISDDLDILVAFDQETIDVNFHELRDGGIVIADAKFEPTIPDSSTVTLYSVPFTEIATELGTSLMKNMVAIGASSAVMDLDINVFKDVVQEIFGRKGQQIVDKNMEAIQKGFDFVTGQAGDNMQTMKLEKADGKKRLFLIGNDAIAMGALAGGARFMPAYPITPASEIMEYLIKKLPKFGGTVIQTEDEIAAVTMAIGANYAGVRALTASAGPGLSLMMEAIGLSGITEQPLVIVDTQRGGPSTGLPTKQEQSDLMAMIYGTHGEIPKVVMAPSTVQEAFYDIIDAFNIAEEYQLPVILLTDLQLSLGKQTVEPLEYDKIEIRRGKLQTGELPEIENKEYYKRYEVTEDGVSPRVIPGMKHGIHHVTGVEHDQTGRPSESTTNRDDQMDKRMRKLENIKFNTPVHVNATHEEADLLLVGFNSTRGAIEEAMGRLENDGIKVNHAHVRLLHPFPTEEILPLVKSAKKVVVVENNATGQLANIMKMNVGYGEKISSLLKYNGDPFLPKEVHNRSKEML; from the coding sequence ATGATCAATCAACTTTCATGGAAAGTTGGAGGACAGCAAGGGGAAGGTATTGAAAGTACTGGTGAAATCTTCTCAATTGCATTAAATCGTTTAGGTTATTATTTATACGGGTATCGCCATTTCTCTTCTCGTATTAAAGGTGGTCATACTAACAATAAAATTCGTGTAAGCACGACTCAAGTTCGTTCAATTTCTGATGATCTTGATATTTTAGTAGCTTTTGACCAAGAAACAATTGATGTGAACTTCCATGAACTACGTGATGGTGGAATTGTTATTGCAGATGCGAAATTTGAGCCTACGATTCCTGATAGCTCAACTGTAACTCTATATTCAGTTCCTTTTACTGAAATTGCAACAGAACTAGGTACTTCATTAATGAAGAACATGGTTGCGATTGGTGCAAGTAGCGCAGTTATGGACCTTGATATTAATGTATTCAAAGATGTTGTTCAAGAAATCTTCGGCCGTAAAGGTCAACAAATCGTTGATAAGAATATGGAAGCGATTCAAAAAGGTTTCGATTTTGTTACTGGCCAAGCTGGGGACAACATGCAAACAATGAAGCTTGAAAAGGCTGATGGTAAAAAGCGTCTATTCCTAATTGGTAACGATGCAATTGCGATGGGTGCTCTAGCAGGTGGAGCTCGCTTCATGCCTGCATATCCTATTACACCAGCATCAGAAATTATGGAATATTTAATTAAAAAACTTCCTAAGTTTGGTGGAACTGTTATTCAAACAGAAGATGAGATTGCTGCAGTTACAATGGCAATCGGTGCGAACTACGCAGGTGTTCGTGCATTAACAGCTTCTGCTGGTCCTGGTTTATCATTAATGATGGAAGCAATCGGTTTATCTGGTATTACAGAACAACCATTAGTAATTGTTGATACGCAACGTGGAGGTCCTTCAACAGGATTACCTACGAAGCAAGAACAATCTGACTTAATGGCAATGATTTACGGTACACATGGTGAAATTCCAAAAGTGGTAATGGCTCCAAGTACTGTTCAAGAAGCATTCTACGATATTATCGATGCATTCAATATCGCAGAAGAATATCAATTACCTGTAATTCTTTTAACTGACCTTCAATTATCTCTTGGTAAGCAAACGGTTGAACCATTAGAGTATGACAAGATTGAAATTCGTCGCGGTAAGCTTCAAACTGGAGAACTGCCAGAAATCGAAAACAAAGAATACTATAAGCGTTACGAAGTGACAGAAGACGGGGTTTCACCACGTGTAATTCCTGGTATGAAGCACGGTATTCACCACGTTACTGGTGTAGAGCATGATCAAACAGGAAGACCTTCTGAGTCAACTACAAACCGTGATGATCAAATGGATAAGCGTATGCGTAAGTTAGAAAACATTAAGTTCAATACTCCTGTTCATGTTAATGCAACGCATGAAGAAGCTGATTTACTTCTTGTAGGTTTTAACTCTACTCGTGGGGCGATTGAAGAAGCAATGGGCCGTTTAGAAAACGACGGAATTAAAGTAAACCATGCACATGTTCGTTTACTTCATCCATTCCCAACAGAAGAAATTCTTCCATTAGTAAAGTCTGCTAAGAAGGTTGTTGTAGTTGAAAATAACGCAACTGGCCAATTAGCAAACATTATGAAGATGAACGTTGGTTACGGTGAAAAGATTTCATCTCTATTGAAATATAACGGTGATCCATTCCTACCTAAAGAAGTTCACAACAGAAGTAAGGAGATGTTATAA
- a CDS encoding DUF3243 domain-containing protein, which translates to MSVLDNWEQWKDFLGDRLHHAQNEGMEQSTINDLAYQIGGYLAKQVDPKNEQEKVLADLWSVATPEEQHAIANMMLKLVQNDGTR; encoded by the coding sequence ATGTCTGTTTTAGATAACTGGGAACAATGGAAAGACTTTTTAGGTGATCGCTTACACCATGCTCAAAACGAGGGTATGGAACAAAGCACAATAAATGATCTCGCATATCAAATTGGTGGATACTTAGCGAAGCAAGTAGATCCAAAAAATGAGCAAGAAAAAGTTCTTGCTGATCTTTGGAGTGTTGCAACACCTGAGGAGCAACATGCAATTGCTAATATGATGTTAAAATTAGTACAAAACGATGGTACTCGCTAA
- a CDS encoding DUF3388 domain-containing protein → MGKKEWYLEYEIHINRPGLLGDISSLLGMLSINIVTINGVEDMRRGMLLLSDNEEQILRLESILRTMDNITVTKLREPKLRDRLAVRHGRYIQRDADDKKTFRFVRDELGLLVDFMAELYKKEGHKLVGIRGMPRVGKTESVVAASVCANKKWLFVSSTLLKQTIRSQLIEDEYNEENLFIIDGIVSTRRANERHWQLVREIMRLPATKVVEHPDIFVRETEYTLDDFDYIIELRNDPDEEITYEVVEQQQMPSDSSFSTFDF, encoded by the coding sequence GTGGGGAAGAAGGAATGGTATTTAGAATATGAAATACATATTAACCGACCTGGACTGTTAGGTGACATCTCTTCATTGCTTGGCATGCTTTCCATTAATATCGTCACCATAAATGGTGTTGAAGATATGAGAAGAGGTATGCTGCTTTTATCGGATAATGAGGAACAAATCCTCAGACTTGAATCAATCTTGCGAACAATGGATAATATAACCGTTACAAAGCTTAGGGAGCCTAAACTTCGTGATCGCCTAGCTGTAAGACATGGGAGATATATCCAAAGAGATGCTGACGATAAAAAGACATTTCGCTTTGTAAGAGATGAACTTGGTTTACTCGTTGATTTTATGGCTGAATTGTATAAGAAGGAAGGGCATAAACTAGTAGGTATACGAGGAATGCCACGTGTTGGAAAAACAGAATCTGTTGTCGCAGCTAGTGTTTGTGCGAATAAGAAGTGGTTATTTGTCTCATCTACGTTACTAAAACAAACAATTAGAAGCCAGCTTATTGAGGATGAGTATAATGAAGAAAACTTATTCATCATTGATGGTATTGTTTCAACAAGAAGAGCAAATGAACGACACTGGCAGCTGGTTAGGGAAATAATGAGGCTACCTGCAACAAAAGTTGTGGAGCACCCTGATATATTTGTGAGGGAAACGGAATATACGTTAGACGATTTTGACTATATCATTGAGCTCCGTAATGATCCAGATGAAGAAATCACATATGAAGTAGTAGAACAGCAGCAAATGCCTAGTGATTCATCATTTTCAACTTTTGATTTTTAA
- a CDS encoding membrane dipeptidase: protein MLKDTGIKGGIEVKVFDAHCDVLYKLWLNPNLNFEYAQELHANLERLKRGHSKVQLMALYIPEEVNYENRFEVALEMVHLFHEKVLNAHKEVKQVRTKRDIENLKDGEIGLMLSLEGCDAIGTSLTRLRTLFHLGVKSVGLTWNYGNAVADGILEPRGAGLSLFGKQVVEENNLFKVWTDVSHLSVKGFWDVLEVADFPIASHSNSISLCKHPRNLSDEQIKALIDKDSMMGINFVPYFLSEREEATISDVLRHLDYICALGGENNVGFGSDFDGISSTVVGLEDFSKYDTLIEELSKHYSNGQVEKFIYQNFMNHLPE from the coding sequence ATGTTAAAGGATACTGGAATCAAAGGAGGGATAGAAGTGAAGGTATTTGATGCACATTGTGATGTTTTATATAAGCTTTGGTTAAACCCGAACTTAAATTTTGAATACGCCCAAGAGCTACATGCAAATTTAGAACGGTTGAAAAGAGGGCATAGTAAAGTGCAACTTATGGCTCTGTATATTCCTGAGGAGGTAAACTATGAAAATCGGTTTGAGGTTGCCCTAGAAATGGTACATCTGTTTCATGAGAAGGTATTGAATGCTCACAAAGAAGTAAAACAAGTGAGGACAAAACGAGATATTGAAAATTTAAAAGATGGAGAAATTGGTCTAATGCTATCATTAGAGGGATGTGACGCAATTGGGACGAGTCTCACTAGATTACGGACATTATTTCATCTTGGAGTTAAGTCAGTCGGTTTAACTTGGAATTATGGGAATGCAGTTGCTGACGGAATACTCGAACCACGGGGAGCTGGTTTGTCGTTATTTGGGAAGCAGGTTGTAGAAGAGAATAATTTGTTCAAAGTTTGGACGGATGTTTCTCATCTATCTGTGAAGGGATTTTGGGATGTGTTAGAAGTTGCAGATTTTCCAATTGCCTCACATTCTAATTCAATATCCCTTTGTAAACATCCTCGAAATTTATCTGATGAACAGATAAAAGCTCTAATTGATAAGGATAGTATGATGGGTATCAATTTTGTACCATATTTCTTATCTGAAAGAGAAGAAGCTACAATTTCGGATGTTTTACGTCATCTTGATTATATTTGTGCGCTTGGGGGAGAAAATAATGTAGGCTTTGGTTCAGATTTTGATGGAATTTCAAGTACTGTCGTAGGATTGGAGGATTTTTCAAAATACGATACGTTGATAGAAGAACTATCAAAACACTATAGTAATGGACAAGTTGAGAAGTTCATTTACCAAAATTTCATGAATCATTTGCCTGAATAG
- the rny gene encoding ribonuclease Y has product MMNTIGTIISILLTAIISAVVGYFVRKSIAEAKIAGARGSAEQIVEDAKREADALKKEALLEAKDEIHTLRTDAEQEIRNRRNELQKQENRLLQREENLDRKEETLNNRESMQEKKEQALVQKQQQIEEMESKVEEMIKKQQTELERISSLTREEAKNIIIEKVENELNHELAMMIKESENRAKEESDKKAKEILSLAIQRCAADHVAETTVSVVNLPNDEMKGRIIGREGRNIRTLETLTGIDLIIDDTPEAVILSGFDPIRRETARIALDKLVQDGRIHPARIEEMVEKSRREVDEYIREVGEQTTFEVGVHGLHPDLIKILGRLKFRTSYGQNVLKHSMEVAYLAGLMAAELGEDEMLARRAGLLHDIGKAIDHEVEGSHVEIGVELATKYKEHPVVINSIASHHGDTEPKSVIAVLVAAADALSAARPGARSETLENYIRRLEKLEEISESYEGVEKSFAIQAGREVRILVKPDTVDDLHAHRLARDIRKRIEEELDYPGHIKVTVIRETRAVEYAK; this is encoded by the coding sequence ATGATGAATACTATTGGTACTATCATCTCCATTTTGCTGACCGCGATCATTAGTGCAGTTGTTGGATATTTTGTTCGTAAATCTATTGCAGAAGCAAAAATTGCAGGAGCAAGAGGCTCCGCTGAGCAAATCGTCGAGGATGCAAAACGTGAAGCCGATGCGTTAAAGAAAGAAGCATTATTAGAGGCGAAGGATGAGATTCATACACTTCGTACTGACGCTGAACAAGAAATTCGTAACCGTAGAAACGAACTTCAAAAGCAGGAAAATCGATTATTGCAAAGAGAAGAGAATCTTGATCGTAAAGAGGAAACGTTAAACAATCGTGAATCGATGCAAGAAAAGAAAGAACAAGCGCTTGTCCAAAAACAACAGCAAATTGAAGAGATGGAAAGCAAAGTGGAAGAGATGATAAAGAAGCAGCAAACTGAGCTTGAACGAATCTCTAGCTTAACCCGTGAAGAGGCTAAGAATATTATCATTGAAAAAGTAGAGAATGAATTAAATCACGAACTTGCAATGATGATTAAAGAAAGTGAAAATCGCGCAAAAGAGGAATCTGACAAGAAGGCTAAAGAAATATTATCTCTTGCAATCCAACGTTGTGCAGCTGATCATGTTGCTGAAACGACTGTCTCTGTAGTTAACTTACCAAATGATGAGATGAAAGGTCGTATTATCGGTAGAGAGGGTCGTAATATTCGAACTCTTGAAACATTAACAGGTATTGATCTCATCATTGACGACACACCAGAGGCTGTAATTTTATCAGGATTTGATCCGATTCGCCGTGAAACTGCCCGTATAGCTCTAGATAAGTTAGTTCAGGATGGACGTATTCACCCTGCACGTATTGAAGAAATGGTAGAAAAATCAAGACGTGAAGTAGATGAATATATACGTGAAGTTGGCGAACAAACTACATTTGAAGTTGGAGTTCATGGACTACATCCAGACCTAATTAAAATACTTGGCCGCTTAAAATTCCGTACGAGCTATGGTCAAAATGTTCTTAAGCATTCAATGGAAGTTGCATACCTTGCTGGATTAATGGCTGCTGAACTAGGTGAAGACGAAATGCTGGCACGTCGTGCTGGTTTACTTCACGATATCGGTAAGGCGATTGATCATGAGGTTGAAGGAAGTCACGTTGAAATTGGGGTAGAACTTGCTACTAAGTATAAAGAACATCCAGTTGTGATTAACAGTATAGCTTCCCACCATGGTGATACGGAACCAAAGTCAGTTATAGCAGTTTTAGTAGCTGCAGCAGATGCATTATCAGCTGCTAGACCAGGTGCTAGAAGTGAAACATTGGAGAACTATATTCGTCGTTTAGAAAAGCTTGAAGAGATTTCTGAATCTTATGAAGGAGTTGAGAAGTCATTTGCGATCCAAGCTGGACGAGAAGTGCGTATCTTAGTTAAACCAGATACGGTCGATGATCTCCATGCTCACCGATTAGCTCGGGACATCCGAAAGCGTATCGAAGAAGAACTGGATTATCCAGGACATATTAAAGTAACAGTTATTCGTGAAACGAGAGCTGTTGAATATGCAAAATAA
- the pgsA gene encoding CDP-diacylglycerol--glycerol-3-phosphate 3-phosphatidyltransferase, whose amino-acid sequence MNLPNKITVSRIFLIPLFLIVMLVPFEWGDLQVGDFSLPVTHLVGAIIFIIASCTDWIDGYYARKLNLVTNLGKFLDPLADKLLVSAALITLVELQLAPAWMVIVIISREFAVTGLRLVLAGEGEVVAANMLGKIKTWAQIIAVSALLLHNLPFELVNIPFAMISLWVAVIFTIYSGWDYFVKNKAALLKSK is encoded by the coding sequence ATGAATTTACCAAACAAGATTACAGTTTCACGAATTTTTTTAATTCCATTATTTTTAATTGTCATGCTGGTTCCATTTGAATGGGGAGATTTACAAGTAGGAGACTTTAGTCTGCCTGTTACTCATCTAGTAGGTGCTATTATTTTTATTATTGCATCTTGCACAGATTGGATAGATGGTTATTACGCTAGGAAGCTAAACTTAGTCACGAATTTAGGGAAATTTTTAGATCCCCTAGCGGACAAGCTTCTTGTTTCAGCCGCACTTATTACATTAGTCGAATTGCAATTAGCCCCTGCTTGGATGGTTATTGTAATCATCAGTAGAGAGTTTGCTGTTACAGGACTTAGATTAGTATTAGCGGGTGAAGGGGAAGTAGTGGCTGCGAATATGCTAGGGAAAATTAAAACGTGGGCACAAATTATTGCTGTTTCAGCACTATTACTACATAATCTTCCATTTGAACTTGTGAATATCCCATTTGCAATGATCTCGCTATGGGTTGCTGTAATTTTTACCATATATTCTGGATGGGATTATTTTGTTAAAAACAAAGCTGCATTATTAAAATCCAAGTAA
- the spoVS gene encoding stage V sporulation protein SpoVS, whose amino-acid sequence MEILKVSAKSNPNSVAGALAGVLRERGGAEIQAIGAGALNQAVKAVAIARGFVAPSGVDLICIPAFTDIMIDGEERTAIKLIVEPR is encoded by the coding sequence ATGGAAATTTTAAAGGTTTCAGCAAAATCAAATCCAAATTCTGTAGCTGGTGCCCTAGCAGGTGTTCTAAGAGAACGTGGTGGCGCAGAAATCCAAGCAATCGGTGCTGGGGCGCTAAACCAAGCAGTAAAGGCTGTTGCGATTGCTAGAGGATTTGTGGCTCCTAGTGGAGTAGATTTAATTTGTATCCCTGCTTTTACGGATATTATGATTGATGGCGAAGAGCGTACGGCAATTAAATTAATTGTAGAACCAAGATAA